In one window of Pieris brassicae chromosome 10, ilPieBrab1.1, whole genome shotgun sequence DNA:
- the LOC123715446 gene encoding fasciclin-2-like isoform X2 translates to MNWRYLVFRLTLFVIISECNTCFIGNQNHEYRLKTGSSFYMECRCDERPPAVVILKWFGPNDKEIFPPGPGTKSNVYTEWWDELTNSLYITNMSKSSSGEYKCFTVYNETHYVHTYDVQAYEAPYFINTKETQYVINGSDALITCEAKGDINPLISWHKDNFEPIEITEDNKYEISSEGLLIHNISVQDNGVYKCVAADYETGEEVAIDIKVEVVTMPEIVELVAVPENIAYEGASISMECIASGTPPPEYSWKKISKNAHVEDKPNYKQTMNKIEFDNIDKNDTGIYECIASNTAGHVSKQIKLNVLVPPKITQFKNATAVEDGTVQVVCRAEGIPVPQINVAFFGESDDLSIVWDSKVISETETEMYLSFLRVNKSHEGTYICNATNDADSVTAEMYLTVFYKPVFKEPIENVWGWNGNTVNLTCDQESNPPANITWRYESRDISTEKQLEINKIILNDNNVPVIFENDTMYGVYECIAKNDYGTAKKVVVFLQGFAPPPIRNAIVMNITSTSAIFAIVGPEQINGPAVVGFTSEYDLLKNYNITDIYINRTWSIDRPYKINKLKPNSSYLIKFAAVNDVGAGSWSNYLEFVTLEKSSPEEPTWSTDIESIKDGILKWKVGEDNGEQIDYYVIRYCPVVYLAIQNNECIEETIDPTNEFYLSNLEGNLTYYFELIAHNVLGNSSIASTYITLPEREPGALTAGSTLGIVLVAVFLGLILLDFLLLVMKKKGVIASCVHKKDKKTEKINARDRKGLLRENTEIGRSSDGHKEFEYNKNTGVVTGKHSAV, encoded by the exons AATGCAATACCTGCTTTATTGGCAATCAAAACCATGAATACAGATTAAAAACGGGAAGTTCTTTTTACATGGAGTGCCGATGTGATGAGCGACCACCTGCAGTCGTTATTCTTAAATGGTTTGGTCCTAATGATAAGGAAATATTTCCACCGGG ACCAGGTACAAAATCGAACGTATACACAGAATGGTGGGACGAACTTACTAATAGTTTGTACATAACAAACATGAGCAAATCATCATCCGGTGAATACAAGTGTTTCACTGTATATAACGAGACACATTATGTACACACATATGACGTCCAAGCATATG AAGCACCATACTTCATCAACACCAAAGAGACGCAGTATGTCATTAATGGCAGCGATGCACTAATAACGTGTGAAGCCAAAGGTGATATTAATCCCTTAATTAGTTGGCACAAAGACAACTTTGAACCTATTGAG ATAACAGAAGATAATAAGTACGAAATATCATCAGAAGGATTATTAATACACAACATTAGTGTACAAGACAACGGCGTGTACAAATGTGTTGCTGCTGACTACGAAACAGGCGAAGAAGTTGCAATCGACATTAAAGTTGAG GTAGTCACAATGCCAGAAATAGTCGAACTTGTAGCTGTTCCTGAAAATATTGCTTATGAAGGAGCGTCCATTTCGATGGAGTGTATAGCAAGTGGAACACCACCGCCAGAGTACAGTTGGAAGAAGATTTCCAAAAAT GCGCATGTTGAAGACAAACCGAACTATAAGCaaacaatgaataaaatagaatttgataatattgataaaaacgATACGGGCATATACGAATGTATAGCTTCAAATACAGCTGGACATGTCTCgaagcaaataaaattaaac gTCTTAGTTCCACCAAAAATAACGCAGTTTAAAAATGCAACTGCTGTAGAAGATGGCACCGTACAAGTTGTATGCCGAGCGGAAGGGATTCCAGTTCCGCAAATAAATGTTGCCTTTTTCGGGGAATCTGATGATTTaag TATAGTTTGGGACAGCAAAGTTATAAGTGAAACTGAAACTGAGATGTATTTATCTTTTCTAAGAGTTAATAAAAGTCATGAGGGCACCTACATTTGTAATGCAACGAATGATG cGGACTCAGTAACCGCTGAAATGTATTTGACTGTATTTTACAAACCAGTGTTTAAAGAACCGATCGAGAATGTCTGGGGTTGGAATGGAAATACAGTTAATCTAACCTGCGATCAGGAGAGCAATCCCCCGGCAAATATAACTTGGag ATACGAAAGTCGAGATATATCAACTGAGAAACAATTGGAAATCAACAAGATTATACTAAACGATAACAATGTGCCCGTTATATTTGAAAACGACACAATGTACGGGGTTTATGAATGCATAGCCAAAAACGACTACGGTACAGCAAAGAAAGTCGTCGTATTTTTACAAGGCTTCGCACCGCCGCCTATTAGAAAT gcGATAGTAATGAATATTACTTCAACGTCTGCCATATTTGCAATCGTAGGACCAGAACAAATTAATGGACCGGCGGTCGTAGGCTTCACCTCGGAATACGAtcttttaaagaattataatatcacagatatatatatcaatcGAACGTGGTCAATAGATAGgccatacaaaataaataagttgaaGCCGAACagtagttatttaattaaattcgcGGCTGTCAATGATGTGGGAGCTGGATCTTGGAGCAATTATCTTGAATTTGTTACACTTGaaaa ATCGAGCCCCGAAGAACCTACTTGGAGTACAGATATAGAATCGATTAAGGATGGAATCCTTAAATGGAAAGTTGGAGAAGACAACGGCGAGCAAATTGATTATTACGTCATTCGATATTGTCCg GTGGTATATCTGgcaattcaaaataatgaatGCATCGAAGAAACGATTGATCCAACAAATgagttttatttaagcaatttaGAAGGAAACTTGACGTACTACTTCGAGCTGATCGCTCACAATGTTCTCGGAAATTCATCCATTGCTTCAACATACATCACATTACCAG AGCGAGAACCGGGAGCACTCACAGCTGGCTCAACACTAGGTATCGTCCTGGTTGCAGTATTCCTCGGTCTAATTCTTTTAGACTTCTTACTTCTGGTGATGAAAAAGAAAGGTGTCATTGCAAGTTGCGTTCACAAGAAGGACAAGAAAACTGAGAAGATTAATGCACG GGACAGAAAAGGTCTTCTTAGAGAAAACACTGAAATTGGACGATCAAGTGATGGGCACAAGGagtttgaatataataaaaacacggGCGTGGTCACGGGAAAACATTCTGCCGTATGA
- the LOC123715446 gene encoding fasciclin-2-like isoform X3, translating into MECRCDERPPAVVILKWFGPNDKEIFPPGPGTKSNVYTEWWDELTNSLYITNMSKSSSGEYKCFTVYNETHYVHTYDVQAYEAPYFINTKETQYVINGSDALITCEAKGDINPLISWHKDNFEPIEQITEDNKYEISSEGLLIHNISVQDNGVYKCVAADYETGEEVAIDIKVEVVTMPEIVELVAVPENIAYEGASISMECIASGTPPPEYSWKKISKNAHVEDKPNYKQTMNKIEFDNIDKNDTGIYECIASNTAGHVSKQIKLNVLVPPKITQFKNATAVEDGTVQVVCRAEGIPVPQINVAFFGESDDLSIVWDSKVISETETEMYLSFLRVNKSHEGTYICNATNDADSVTAEMYLTVFYKPVFKEPIENVWGWNGNTVNLTCDQESNPPANITWRYESRDISTEKQLEINKIILNDNNVPVIFENDTMYGVYECIAKNDYGTAKKVVVFLQGFAPPPIRNAIVMNITSTSAIFAIVGPEQINGPAVVGFTSEYDLLKNYNITDIYINRTWSIDRPYKINKLKPNSSYLIKFAAVNDVGAGSWSNYLEFVTLEKSSPEEPTWSTDIESIKDGILKWKVGEDNGEQIDYYVIRYCPVVYLAIQNNECIEETIDPTNEFYLSNLEGNLTYYFELIAHNVLGNSSIASTYITLPEREPGALTAGSTLGIVLVAVFLGLILLDFLLLVMKKKGVIASCVHKKDKKTEKINARDRKGLLRENTEIGRSSDGHKEFEYNKNTGVVTGKHSAV; encoded by the exons ATGGAGTGCCGATGTGATGAGCGACCACCTGCAGTCGTTATTCTTAAATGGTTTGGTCCTAATGATAAGGAAATATTTCCACCGGG ACCAGGTACAAAATCGAACGTATACACAGAATGGTGGGACGAACTTACTAATAGTTTGTACATAACAAACATGAGCAAATCATCATCCGGTGAATACAAGTGTTTCACTGTATATAACGAGACACATTATGTACACACATATGACGTCCAAGCATATG AAGCACCATACTTCATCAACACCAAAGAGACGCAGTATGTCATTAATGGCAGCGATGCACTAATAACGTGTGAAGCCAAAGGTGATATTAATCCCTTAATTAGTTGGCACAAAGACAACTTTGAACCTATTGAG CAGATAACAGAAGATAATAAGTACGAAATATCATCAGAAGGATTATTAATACACAACATTAGTGTACAAGACAACGGCGTGTACAAATGTGTTGCTGCTGACTACGAAACAGGCGAAGAAGTTGCAATCGACATTAAAGTTGAG GTAGTCACAATGCCAGAAATAGTCGAACTTGTAGCTGTTCCTGAAAATATTGCTTATGAAGGAGCGTCCATTTCGATGGAGTGTATAGCAAGTGGAACACCACCGCCAGAGTACAGTTGGAAGAAGATTTCCAAAAAT GCGCATGTTGAAGACAAACCGAACTATAAGCaaacaatgaataaaatagaatttgataatattgataaaaacgATACGGGCATATACGAATGTATAGCTTCAAATACAGCTGGACATGTCTCgaagcaaataaaattaaac gTCTTAGTTCCACCAAAAATAACGCAGTTTAAAAATGCAACTGCTGTAGAAGATGGCACCGTACAAGTTGTATGCCGAGCGGAAGGGATTCCAGTTCCGCAAATAAATGTTGCCTTTTTCGGGGAATCTGATGATTTaag TATAGTTTGGGACAGCAAAGTTATAAGTGAAACTGAAACTGAGATGTATTTATCTTTTCTAAGAGTTAATAAAAGTCATGAGGGCACCTACATTTGTAATGCAACGAATGATG cGGACTCAGTAACCGCTGAAATGTATTTGACTGTATTTTACAAACCAGTGTTTAAAGAACCGATCGAGAATGTCTGGGGTTGGAATGGAAATACAGTTAATCTAACCTGCGATCAGGAGAGCAATCCCCCGGCAAATATAACTTGGag ATACGAAAGTCGAGATATATCAACTGAGAAACAATTGGAAATCAACAAGATTATACTAAACGATAACAATGTGCCCGTTATATTTGAAAACGACACAATGTACGGGGTTTATGAATGCATAGCCAAAAACGACTACGGTACAGCAAAGAAAGTCGTCGTATTTTTACAAGGCTTCGCACCGCCGCCTATTAGAAAT gcGATAGTAATGAATATTACTTCAACGTCTGCCATATTTGCAATCGTAGGACCAGAACAAATTAATGGACCGGCGGTCGTAGGCTTCACCTCGGAATACGAtcttttaaagaattataatatcacagatatatatatcaatcGAACGTGGTCAATAGATAGgccatacaaaataaataagttgaaGCCGAACagtagttatttaattaaattcgcGGCTGTCAATGATGTGGGAGCTGGATCTTGGAGCAATTATCTTGAATTTGTTACACTTGaaaa ATCGAGCCCCGAAGAACCTACTTGGAGTACAGATATAGAATCGATTAAGGATGGAATCCTTAAATGGAAAGTTGGAGAAGACAACGGCGAGCAAATTGATTATTACGTCATTCGATATTGTCCg GTGGTATATCTGgcaattcaaaataatgaatGCATCGAAGAAACGATTGATCCAACAAATgagttttatttaagcaatttaGAAGGAAACTTGACGTACTACTTCGAGCTGATCGCTCACAATGTTCTCGGAAATTCATCCATTGCTTCAACATACATCACATTACCAG AGCGAGAACCGGGAGCACTCACAGCTGGCTCAACACTAGGTATCGTCCTGGTTGCAGTATTCCTCGGTCTAATTCTTTTAGACTTCTTACTTCTGGTGATGAAAAAGAAAGGTGTCATTGCAAGTTGCGTTCACAAGAAGGACAAGAAAACTGAGAAGATTAATGCACG GGACAGAAAAGGTCTTCTTAGAGAAAACACTGAAATTGGACGATCAAGTGATGGGCACAAGGagtttgaatataataaaaacacggGCGTGGTCACGGGAAAACATTCTGCCGTATGA
- the LOC123715446 gene encoding fasciclin-2-like isoform X1: MNWRYLVFRLTLFVIISECNTCFIGNQNHEYRLKTGSSFYMECRCDERPPAVVILKWFGPNDKEIFPPGPGTKSNVYTEWWDELTNSLYITNMSKSSSGEYKCFTVYNETHYVHTYDVQAYEAPYFINTKETQYVINGSDALITCEAKGDINPLISWHKDNFEPIEQITEDNKYEISSEGLLIHNISVQDNGVYKCVAADYETGEEVAIDIKVEVVTMPEIVELVAVPENIAYEGASISMECIASGTPPPEYSWKKISKNAHVEDKPNYKQTMNKIEFDNIDKNDTGIYECIASNTAGHVSKQIKLNVLVPPKITQFKNATAVEDGTVQVVCRAEGIPVPQINVAFFGESDDLSIVWDSKVISETETEMYLSFLRVNKSHEGTYICNATNDADSVTAEMYLTVFYKPVFKEPIENVWGWNGNTVNLTCDQESNPPANITWRYESRDISTEKQLEINKIILNDNNVPVIFENDTMYGVYECIAKNDYGTAKKVVVFLQGFAPPPIRNAIVMNITSTSAIFAIVGPEQINGPAVVGFTSEYDLLKNYNITDIYINRTWSIDRPYKINKLKPNSSYLIKFAAVNDVGAGSWSNYLEFVTLEKSSPEEPTWSTDIESIKDGILKWKVGEDNGEQIDYYVIRYCPVVYLAIQNNECIEETIDPTNEFYLSNLEGNLTYYFELIAHNVLGNSSIASTYITLPEREPGALTAGSTLGIVLVAVFLGLILLDFLLLVMKKKGVIASCVHKKDKKTEKINARDRKGLLRENTEIGRSSDGHKEFEYNKNTGVVTGKHSAV; the protein is encoded by the exons AATGCAATACCTGCTTTATTGGCAATCAAAACCATGAATACAGATTAAAAACGGGAAGTTCTTTTTACATGGAGTGCCGATGTGATGAGCGACCACCTGCAGTCGTTATTCTTAAATGGTTTGGTCCTAATGATAAGGAAATATTTCCACCGGG ACCAGGTACAAAATCGAACGTATACACAGAATGGTGGGACGAACTTACTAATAGTTTGTACATAACAAACATGAGCAAATCATCATCCGGTGAATACAAGTGTTTCACTGTATATAACGAGACACATTATGTACACACATATGACGTCCAAGCATATG AAGCACCATACTTCATCAACACCAAAGAGACGCAGTATGTCATTAATGGCAGCGATGCACTAATAACGTGTGAAGCCAAAGGTGATATTAATCCCTTAATTAGTTGGCACAAAGACAACTTTGAACCTATTGAG CAGATAACAGAAGATAATAAGTACGAAATATCATCAGAAGGATTATTAATACACAACATTAGTGTACAAGACAACGGCGTGTACAAATGTGTTGCTGCTGACTACGAAACAGGCGAAGAAGTTGCAATCGACATTAAAGTTGAG GTAGTCACAATGCCAGAAATAGTCGAACTTGTAGCTGTTCCTGAAAATATTGCTTATGAAGGAGCGTCCATTTCGATGGAGTGTATAGCAAGTGGAACACCACCGCCAGAGTACAGTTGGAAGAAGATTTCCAAAAAT GCGCATGTTGAAGACAAACCGAACTATAAGCaaacaatgaataaaatagaatttgataatattgataaaaacgATACGGGCATATACGAATGTATAGCTTCAAATACAGCTGGACATGTCTCgaagcaaataaaattaaac gTCTTAGTTCCACCAAAAATAACGCAGTTTAAAAATGCAACTGCTGTAGAAGATGGCACCGTACAAGTTGTATGCCGAGCGGAAGGGATTCCAGTTCCGCAAATAAATGTTGCCTTTTTCGGGGAATCTGATGATTTaag TATAGTTTGGGACAGCAAAGTTATAAGTGAAACTGAAACTGAGATGTATTTATCTTTTCTAAGAGTTAATAAAAGTCATGAGGGCACCTACATTTGTAATGCAACGAATGATG cGGACTCAGTAACCGCTGAAATGTATTTGACTGTATTTTACAAACCAGTGTTTAAAGAACCGATCGAGAATGTCTGGGGTTGGAATGGAAATACAGTTAATCTAACCTGCGATCAGGAGAGCAATCCCCCGGCAAATATAACTTGGag ATACGAAAGTCGAGATATATCAACTGAGAAACAATTGGAAATCAACAAGATTATACTAAACGATAACAATGTGCCCGTTATATTTGAAAACGACACAATGTACGGGGTTTATGAATGCATAGCCAAAAACGACTACGGTACAGCAAAGAAAGTCGTCGTATTTTTACAAGGCTTCGCACCGCCGCCTATTAGAAAT gcGATAGTAATGAATATTACTTCAACGTCTGCCATATTTGCAATCGTAGGACCAGAACAAATTAATGGACCGGCGGTCGTAGGCTTCACCTCGGAATACGAtcttttaaagaattataatatcacagatatatatatcaatcGAACGTGGTCAATAGATAGgccatacaaaataaataagttgaaGCCGAACagtagttatttaattaaattcgcGGCTGTCAATGATGTGGGAGCTGGATCTTGGAGCAATTATCTTGAATTTGTTACACTTGaaaa ATCGAGCCCCGAAGAACCTACTTGGAGTACAGATATAGAATCGATTAAGGATGGAATCCTTAAATGGAAAGTTGGAGAAGACAACGGCGAGCAAATTGATTATTACGTCATTCGATATTGTCCg GTGGTATATCTGgcaattcaaaataatgaatGCATCGAAGAAACGATTGATCCAACAAATgagttttatttaagcaatttaGAAGGAAACTTGACGTACTACTTCGAGCTGATCGCTCACAATGTTCTCGGAAATTCATCCATTGCTTCAACATACATCACATTACCAG AGCGAGAACCGGGAGCACTCACAGCTGGCTCAACACTAGGTATCGTCCTGGTTGCAGTATTCCTCGGTCTAATTCTTTTAGACTTCTTACTTCTGGTGATGAAAAAGAAAGGTGTCATTGCAAGTTGCGTTCACAAGAAGGACAAGAAAACTGAGAAGATTAATGCACG GGACAGAAAAGGTCTTCTTAGAGAAAACACTGAAATTGGACGATCAAGTGATGGGCACAAGGagtttgaatataataaaaacacggGCGTGGTCACGGGAAAACATTCTGCCGTATGA
- the LOC123715446 gene encoding fasciclin-2-like isoform X4, whose product MSDHLQSLFLNGLVLMIRKYFHRGTKSNVYTEWWDELTNSLYITNMSKSSSGEYKCFTVYNETHYVHTYDVQAYEAPYFINTKETQYVINGSDALITCEAKGDINPLISWHKDNFEPIEQITEDNKYEISSEGLLIHNISVQDNGVYKCVAADYETGEEVAIDIKVEVVTMPEIVELVAVPENIAYEGASISMECIASGTPPPEYSWKKISKNAHVEDKPNYKQTMNKIEFDNIDKNDTGIYECIASNTAGHVSKQIKLNVLVPPKITQFKNATAVEDGTVQVVCRAEGIPVPQINVAFFGESDDLSIVWDSKVISETETEMYLSFLRVNKSHEGTYICNATNDADSVTAEMYLTVFYKPVFKEPIENVWGWNGNTVNLTCDQESNPPANITWRYESRDISTEKQLEINKIILNDNNVPVIFENDTMYGVYECIAKNDYGTAKKVVVFLQGFAPPPIRNAIVMNITSTSAIFAIVGPEQINGPAVVGFTSEYDLLKNYNITDIYINRTWSIDRPYKINKLKPNSSYLIKFAAVNDVGAGSWSNYLEFVTLEKSSPEEPTWSTDIESIKDGILKWKVGEDNGEQIDYYVIRYCPVVYLAIQNNECIEETIDPTNEFYLSNLEGNLTYYFELIAHNVLGNSSIASTYITLPEREPGALTAGSTLGIVLVAVFLGLILLDFLLLVMKKKGVIASCVHKKDKKTEKINARDRKGLLRENTEIGRSSDGHKEFEYNKNTGVVTGKHSAV is encoded by the exons ATGAGCGACCACCTGCAGTCGTTATTCTTAAATGGTTTGGTCCTAATGATAAGGAAATATTTCCACCGGG GTACAAAATCGAACGTATACACAGAATGGTGGGACGAACTTACTAATAGTTTGTACATAACAAACATGAGCAAATCATCATCCGGTGAATACAAGTGTTTCACTGTATATAACGAGACACATTATGTACACACATATGACGTCCAAGCATATG AAGCACCATACTTCATCAACACCAAAGAGACGCAGTATGTCATTAATGGCAGCGATGCACTAATAACGTGTGAAGCCAAAGGTGATATTAATCCCTTAATTAGTTGGCACAAAGACAACTTTGAACCTATTGAG CAGATAACAGAAGATAATAAGTACGAAATATCATCAGAAGGATTATTAATACACAACATTAGTGTACAAGACAACGGCGTGTACAAATGTGTTGCTGCTGACTACGAAACAGGCGAAGAAGTTGCAATCGACATTAAAGTTGAG GTAGTCACAATGCCAGAAATAGTCGAACTTGTAGCTGTTCCTGAAAATATTGCTTATGAAGGAGCGTCCATTTCGATGGAGTGTATAGCAAGTGGAACACCACCGCCAGAGTACAGTTGGAAGAAGATTTCCAAAAAT GCGCATGTTGAAGACAAACCGAACTATAAGCaaacaatgaataaaatagaatttgataatattgataaaaacgATACGGGCATATACGAATGTATAGCTTCAAATACAGCTGGACATGTCTCgaagcaaataaaattaaac gTCTTAGTTCCACCAAAAATAACGCAGTTTAAAAATGCAACTGCTGTAGAAGATGGCACCGTACAAGTTGTATGCCGAGCGGAAGGGATTCCAGTTCCGCAAATAAATGTTGCCTTTTTCGGGGAATCTGATGATTTaag TATAGTTTGGGACAGCAAAGTTATAAGTGAAACTGAAACTGAGATGTATTTATCTTTTCTAAGAGTTAATAAAAGTCATGAGGGCACCTACATTTGTAATGCAACGAATGATG cGGACTCAGTAACCGCTGAAATGTATTTGACTGTATTTTACAAACCAGTGTTTAAAGAACCGATCGAGAATGTCTGGGGTTGGAATGGAAATACAGTTAATCTAACCTGCGATCAGGAGAGCAATCCCCCGGCAAATATAACTTGGag ATACGAAAGTCGAGATATATCAACTGAGAAACAATTGGAAATCAACAAGATTATACTAAACGATAACAATGTGCCCGTTATATTTGAAAACGACACAATGTACGGGGTTTATGAATGCATAGCCAAAAACGACTACGGTACAGCAAAGAAAGTCGTCGTATTTTTACAAGGCTTCGCACCGCCGCCTATTAGAAAT gcGATAGTAATGAATATTACTTCAACGTCTGCCATATTTGCAATCGTAGGACCAGAACAAATTAATGGACCGGCGGTCGTAGGCTTCACCTCGGAATACGAtcttttaaagaattataatatcacagatatatatatcaatcGAACGTGGTCAATAGATAGgccatacaaaataaataagttgaaGCCGAACagtagttatttaattaaattcgcGGCTGTCAATGATGTGGGAGCTGGATCTTGGAGCAATTATCTTGAATTTGTTACACTTGaaaa ATCGAGCCCCGAAGAACCTACTTGGAGTACAGATATAGAATCGATTAAGGATGGAATCCTTAAATGGAAAGTTGGAGAAGACAACGGCGAGCAAATTGATTATTACGTCATTCGATATTGTCCg GTGGTATATCTGgcaattcaaaataatgaatGCATCGAAGAAACGATTGATCCAACAAATgagttttatttaagcaatttaGAAGGAAACTTGACGTACTACTTCGAGCTGATCGCTCACAATGTTCTCGGAAATTCATCCATTGCTTCAACATACATCACATTACCAG AGCGAGAACCGGGAGCACTCACAGCTGGCTCAACACTAGGTATCGTCCTGGTTGCAGTATTCCTCGGTCTAATTCTTTTAGACTTCTTACTTCTGGTGATGAAAAAGAAAGGTGTCATTGCAAGTTGCGTTCACAAGAAGGACAAGAAAACTGAGAAGATTAATGCACG GGACAGAAAAGGTCTTCTTAGAGAAAACACTGAAATTGGACGATCAAGTGATGGGCACAAGGagtttgaatataataaaaacacggGCGTGGTCACGGGAAAACATTCTGCCGTATGA